In Phyllobacterium zundukense, one DNA window encodes the following:
- a CDS encoding transporter substrate-binding domain-containing protein — protein MHIRTIVFLTLSLVTGAPLAAIASDFPHYWDGREHVSKPDLSTVERIRFVTTVDYPPFNFIDSTGRISGFNIDLVRAICDELNVTAICQIEARPWNELQPTLENGEAEAIIAGLKPTAALREKYIFTAPYMRLPARFMAVKNTPLQEPLADALDKKTVGVIAGSVHQAIFADYFPKGHWVGYPSRDLMFKDLQAKKIDAIFGDGSDLSFWIGSPEAGNCCAFIGGLYSAPQFLGDGMVIAATLENSKLIEAFNFALKAMEAKGTISELYLRYFPVDFY, from the coding sequence CAGCCATTGCATCGGATTTTCCGCACTATTGGGATGGCCGCGAACACGTTTCGAAACCGGATCTTTCAACCGTCGAACGCATTCGTTTCGTGACCACCGTGGACTACCCACCCTTCAATTTCATCGACAGCACAGGGCGCATTTCCGGTTTCAATATCGATCTTGTGAGAGCAATCTGCGACGAACTCAATGTAACGGCCATATGCCAGATCGAAGCGCGTCCATGGAATGAATTGCAACCGACACTCGAAAATGGCGAGGCGGAAGCGATTATTGCAGGTCTGAAGCCAACTGCGGCCCTGCGCGAAAAATACATCTTCACGGCACCCTATATGCGACTGCCTGCTCGCTTTATGGCAGTGAAAAACACGCCGCTGCAGGAGCCTCTAGCCGATGCGCTCGACAAGAAGACAGTTGGTGTTATCGCGGGGTCAGTGCATCAGGCAATTTTTGCGGATTATTTTCCGAAAGGACATTGGGTCGGCTATCCGTCGCGTGACCTCATGTTCAAGGATCTGCAGGCGAAAAAGATCGATGCCATCTTTGGCGATGGCTCTGATCTTTCTTTCTGGATTGGCAGCCCAGAAGCCGGAAATTGTTGTGCCTTTATTGGCGGGTTGTATAGCGCGCCGCAATTTCTTGGCGATGGCATGGTGATCGCGGCGACACTTGAAAACAGCAAGCTTATCGAAGCGTTCAATTTCGCCCTGAAGGCCATGGAAGCAAAGGGGACAATCTCGGAACTCTATCTGCGGTATTTTCCAGTCGATTTTTATTGA